AGCGGAGGAGTGCCAGCTAGACGAAGACAACATGCTGATCCCCATCATCGTGGGGGCGGCGCTTGCTGGCCTGGTGCTCATCGTCCTCATCGCTTACCTGATCGGGAGGAAGAGGAGTCACGCCGGTTACCAGACCATTTGATCCAGCCCATCACTTCCTGTCCCGTGACCGGCGGGAGAGGAAGTCCAACACCTACTACTAACGACTGACTGGACTCTGTACTTGGCCCTCCCACACCTGCCCTCCCCCGCGCTTTGTCATCTGACTCCTATTAAACAAGGACGTCTCCTCACTGCTTTTGTGCTGACAGGACACCACTGGGGCTATCAGCTTCTACATggcatgctttttttttttgccccccaTTGATTTGGACATTTCTGCTTTATTTGAATTAAATTTTGTGtaaataggaattttgggtATTATAGCTCTAAACTTCCACAGCTGTTTTGGGAGTGGGTTACCGTAATAACTGTAGTAAGGCTGCCCAGAACTGTTACTATAGTTAGATCTCCGTTGATTTGGGACTGAGTTGGTAGCCGCTGTGGCCTGTAAGGATTTGCATATCTTAGAGGGGTTGGCCAGCACCATACATGTGCATGAGCGCAGAGTGGCAGATGCTGTGCATGAACGAGGTGGGATAACAACAGATCAAGCAAGGCTTTAGGTTCTAAGGCTCACCTCTGGCTTGGGTGCAGGTTTGTGGTTTCAGTCGTAGGGATGCTGGTTTCTATGCTGAAGTATGTTACTGGCTGGTGTAGATGCAAAAGTTGTCTTTTGTAAAAAGATGTCTCTCAACCTGGCTTACTCGCAGTAAACGTGTCACATACAATAACACGTTCATTTCAGTTGCAACATAGCTATCTTGAAAATACCTGAGCTTCTTGAACTGGTGTTTTTAGAAGGATGGATCTTAATCTTGGCTGTCTAAACTgcatgtttgttttctgtttttattttccttctCCTGTTAATCTATAGGGTACAGCAGTCAGTGGCGACACCCAGGACTCCGAATCCTGTTTAAAGGGAAAATTTtaaatgtccccccccccccctgttccCTTCAACAGGCCACACACAGCCACTGTAAACGCTCCATGATACTCACAGTCCCAGTGACCTGTGTTTGCTTAACACTTGTAAAAAAACAATGGTGGGAGGGGAAATAAGGccttttatatgtatttattgtaGTTTTTGCTCCAGAGTACTTCTGTTCCTTTTGATTCTGAACTGAGTCCCGAGCGTTCCAAATATTcagttctgcccccccccccccaatcccccaaCATGGTATGGCCCAGAGGAGGCGTGCCTGGGAGCAGGACCTGTTTGGCTAAACTGCTCTGTAGGCTGCCCCTCCTCTCTGCAATGAACCATGAAATGAGGGCCAGTGGGTAATATGATCAATGCCATGCTGAGTTACGTTCCCCACCACGTTAGCTTCCTGTGCTAGCCTGTAGCGTGGGCACAGTAGCCTCCATGCCGGTGGGCATCCATAGCCCTTTCACCTCTACTTGAGGACCTCTTAACATCTTATTTAAAAAGGCATGGTAATAAAGACATGGATTTACACCATTGATATTTTTTCTATCCATCCTAGTAAAttggacttttattttggtaAGGAATGCTGATTTGTTTATGCAtctaaataaagaataaaaaggGATGTAAAAGTCCTTCCATTGTGTTTTTTATCCCCCACAGTTTAAATTGTGCAGTAGGAAGGACTGAGTCACCAGCTGTGCCTTATTTGACTACATGTAAATATTGCAAAGTAATTTGCCTTCAGAATAACAAATTGGGTACAATGACAGATACAATGTTTCCTATTACTGGTTTCTAGCTTAAATGGATGCTGTAAGCAGCCTCTCTGGCtgttaatattttttcatttgggattttttttttaattctattCTGTAGCCTGTTAACTTACATCTTCTTCAATAGCAGGATTTTTATTCTGTCAAAGGTTCTGGCTCCATTATAGGCCAGTCCTCTGTGCTTGCTGCTGGAATGATTGGTTTATTCAAGTGACAGGAATCACATCGTTGTTTCCATTAAGGTTCTGCACAAATTAGAAGTGAAGTTGATAAATTGCAAGTTGGGTGTGTTTCTGTTAATGGACGTCATGAGATAATATTTAGCGTTTATCTTCCTGCAAGACTAAGATTCATGTCTCATACTTCAGCCAACCCAGAAATCAAACACTTGTCCCCATTTTACTGGTTCCATTAACGACTTTTCAGTTCACATAATGCACAAAATCTAGGTAAATGGAAATGCCGCTACGGGTCATTCTGAGCTGATCCAGGTACCTTGTCCAAAGTGGCCTCACACTCAGTTCCACATAATAAAATAGGAATCAGAAAGAGACTTTACTAAGGAAGATGTACAAAAGAGGTGTGCAGAGACTGATACATTTTACACTTTATACAGCACTTTATATCAGCGATTccatccagaaaaaaaaatgtccagtATTTAAGGAAGCTATTAAATCTAAATCATGTATGAGATTTAAGACTACATTCTTCAGTGAACCAAGGTAGTTCAGCTATTCCttcttcccagaatgcatttcaCCTGATagtgaggaggaggggggaggtaCCAGTAAAATATTCACATTTAGTGCAAATCAGCATTTGGAATGTCTCAGAGGTTGGTGGGCTGGTCTGCTCCTGACGGGCGATCACCGAGATTCTTCTGCGATGATGCGGGCGCGACACGACTCTCTCAGCTTCTGGATGGTGCCCATCGAGAGACTTCCTGGCTCAGCAAAGAtattctaaaaataaaaaaaacaacactatgTATCTATGCTGAATTATGTGGATTAGTTTACATGTATGCACATATTTAACAAATGCGCAAACATTATTCAAATATACAGAGAGGGGCAGCCCAAGACGTAAATGAACTAAGCAGCTGCTCAGaccccagcgccccccccccccctttggatcagcctgtcagaatggAAAAGAAGATGACaaataaccatccatccatcatctacatCCACTTGcctatgcagggttgtgggggtctgcagcctatcctggaagctacaaacacaaggcggggaataacccaggatggggcaccaatcaCCACAGGGCACGCTCACCACTCACACCTAGGGACAATTCGGCAACTCCAGTTCAACTTAACATATTTTTtaactttgggggggggcggaaaCCTGGATAACCCAAAGGAAACCCCATGAAGACATGTGGAGAACATGCTCCATACACATTGCAGAGGGGAGGAGaatcgaaccctggtcccagaggtgtgaggctaaCCACTGAACCATTGTGTTGCCATAATGACAACCAGGTTATTCAAAATATTCCAAAAAGGGTTGGGCTGCCCCTGTGTATAGAGATCCATCCAGACAAACACCTGGATGGGGATGTGGGTGTGGCTTGtgggccacgccccctcctccCACCTGCATAAAGCCATGGCAGTCCTCCACAAAGGCCCCCTTGGTGATTTGTTTGAAGTGGTCGCAAATATCGGGGAAGCTCCGTGCCTGCAGGATGAGTGCCTCGTTGTGCTTGATGAGGGTGAGTGCCACCCGGAAGATGATCTTGGAGCCCTCATAGAAGAGGGAGTCCCATATCCGCAGCACCGTCTGGGAGGGAACAGGAGAATACCTGGGCCGTCACTGGTGCCCTCTGGTGTGGAATAACCTTAAAGTCATATGTACTGAGCAATTAATCTAGATGATTTGTGTCCTGTTCTGGACTCCAGTCACTGACCTCCACTGGCAGGACATCAATGAAGAGGCAAATGAACCAACGTGACACCACCAGAGTCCACATCACGTTGTGCTCAGTCATGGCCTGCCACACAGCAGGAACCTTGACCCGAACCAGTTCCCCCAGAACCTCCTGGTCCGTCTTCAGGCCCAGCATGGCTGGAGTGTAGTAGTCTAGAGAAGAGGGAGAAAGCATCACTCAATACTTACAGCAGAGCATATAGCAGAGTGTAGAGTGTATAGCTTCTTAAATTGAGGTTTCTTACTTTGAGACAGTCACTCATTTACATTCTTGACTCTGGTAGCCATAAAGCACCTGAGCTGCTCATTAAACTAGTCCACAGACAAACGAATCATCAGAGCATGAGACACCTTTGTCAAACTGTAGAAAAAAGGAGCTTTCGTAGCGGTTTTAGACGTGGGAGCTTTTTAGGGCTCAGAGAAATGAGTCAAGGTATGACATTAGAGGGCTTGACGCTGGCATAAAACGAGGCATGCATTTATATAATGAATCATTACTGTCAGATCTCCTTGTAATGAGGACCCTGAGCCAACAGATGGGATCTGACCTTGATGTTTCTGTGAAGGCAGGTCCTCACTAGACAATACAAAGATAAACCATAATGGTCTGCAGGACCTAGAACCAAGCCCTTAAGTCAACATAACTAGCTCCTTTAGGAGGATGCTATTCCAATTACCCACGATCATACAATCAATGTTGACAGTCAAAGGAGTGCCAAAGGATCCTCTGGAGATTATAGAAGATGATACCACAGAATGTACACTGCATTAGCCTATAGGTTGAATCGTTTGAGTTTAAGAGCCAGCTACCTACACATTGTTCTACACTGACAAACACCAGGGTTTTGGTGTCAGTTACTTGCCCAAAGTCACTCTTCACCCTTTAAAATTTACAAGATTAAGACATCAAAATGATGTGAGTCACATTCACATGCATCAACTCCCACATCACACGGCAGCCCAAATCACAGCTCCGAGCACCCAGGGCAGCACGGAGAGGGCAGGGAGGTACATACCAATCTAATTCATCACGTAAATAGAGCTGCTCCCATcgtaaatgtttaaatattcaACAGACCTCACTTGACTCTATGCACCTCCCAAGTTGAACAATGACAAGGTGGCAGTATTTAgggaataaataataaataaactacACAAAACGCCATAAATAAAGAACCAGCTTTGAAAAACTCCAAAACTCAACTCGATTGATTTGTAATTCTCTTTACAAATCATAATTATCAGGTCACACAAGACTTTGTTGAACAACTTGCATGcaacttttcattttttgaCCGGGTCTTGTGCCAAGTACATACGCTGTCCTCGCTCAGGACCGGGCCGTGACCAGACAGAAAAGCGATAACTAGTGTTGCTTCCGCAAGCTAAACAGGGATTAGCTCCACAACTTGTTGCACAAGCTTTAACAAGCTCACAACAGATAAAAGGCTGATCATGTGACTCCTTCAGGGTTATTCATAGGTATCGGCAAATTCATTCCAAAAATAGACCATTCCGCAGCACCAGGGATAGGAGTTGAGAGGGGACAAAGAGTCCAGTCTTTTACACAATTCTGTTGCATCGTCAGAGTCCGTTTACCTCAATCCTCCAGCCCCATATCGGCTATCCCTCAGTACCAGCTTCACACAGACCCAACCCTCAGAAATATGGTTGTGACCATGGCGGAACATCTTGACAGCAAGCTGCCATCCATTACAGGGGTTCTGGAACTACAACCACTCGTAGTTTGGCAACCGAGTTCTGTTCCAAAGACCAGGTTAAACAAATCGTTAAGTGAAAATCACACTAGCCTGGACGTTTATCCATCATGAAGTAGATGTGTTGAATAACATTTTGTGCATTCTACTTCAAAGATCTCTCTCACTGCTGATGATATTTGGTCATAGATGCACACATTGGTTGGGAAGGTTGTTACTGTTACCTTTGCAAATGGTTGCTAACGAAGGTAGTTACTAAATGAGGAGTGGCTGTAGTCACTGGGGACCCCAAATCAAATAAATTACCCATCAAGACTTTGCCAAATCCAATGAGGAATGTCTGGCAAACCCAAGGAACAGTTTAAGAACTAATGACATATTTTCCATTCTGCATATCTGTGGATATTTACAGTCGTTTTGATTAAACAGCTGCAGAGGTGAAAGTTCAGCAGGGAGGCAGGACAAATGCTGAAGTATCTCTAAGGCAAGTAAGGACACTAACCAGGTAGGATCCTGCCCAACAAGGCATCCAGGAGCCAAAATGACTTCTCCTCGTCTTTGGTTATGATGATAAGGTACCCTGCAATGAAGTTCATACCCTGGAAcaagaagaggaaaaaaataaatgattccCAAGAGCAAACAACAAATTGTTACTGAAACTGAAGGATCTAGGAAAtgggtggggaaaaaaacagaagtactggtatTTTTTTCCCGTTGTTCATGCATCTGTGATTCCGTTTCTCCTTTTCTGATGCCTCATATGCAAACACAATATACAAAGTGGAATTTCAGGTGCTGCAAAAGACCAGGCACCTAAATTTCACTACTTATTCACCACTTTCAAAGCGGCAGGCTTTGCGGTGCTGTCAGGGGCTGCCGTTCCTTAAGAATGCACACGGCCGATTCACCGATAACCCACAGGGCCCAGAGCAGCCTCTTCTATAAAACAGATGACCGAGTAGAAAGCTTACATGACTCACATGGTGAGCATTCTAAGCGGTTTATGTGACAGGTGcaaaacatgggggggggggggggattgggaaTAAAAGCTTTATTATGTACATATACCAAGTTTATAATCGTACATGCGGTATTAAGCACACACAGGGTTAAGTTTGTGGACACTGCGTCATGGCAACAGACAAAAGCACACAAGAGCTCAGCGAGCTCTGTAAGTGTATCTGCTGTGGTTGGACGCGCCCAATGTAGAGCACACGGCAGGTAGGTACCTGGCAATAGCCCACAGCTTTGTCATGGTGTCCATAAGCCAGAAGCACGTTGAAGAGAGTTTTCTGGAGGCAAGGATTAGAGGTCTTCCGGAACTGGACGTTGTCAGGGAAGGTCCTGTGCAGGTCTGGGCAGAAACAGAGGAGGCCCTCTCTCTCATCCTAGGTTTATTTTTACCCACATCACAAATACCCAAAGGTAATCAGGTGCGACCAACCACAACGGTCTCAGTTCTGTAAGCTTGGGTAGCAATTAGACCTCACGGGAGCACATTAAAATCAGAGAATCCCAGAAATGAAGGAGGGAGGACCAACCACCACAGGTAACCTGGATCTGCCAATAAAATCCCTTCCTGACCATCATTGATAGGAGCAGCTTGTACAATGACAGACTGCAAGATGACTGTAGCTAATTTAGAGTCCCTGTCCAGTCTCACAACATAAAAATTTCAAGACATTGTTGTGTTATCGCCATTTCCCTCCAGGGAGCTACCACATTGTCAAAACTAATCTGTGACCTGCTAACCTACAAGGAAAGTTACACCAGACTTTCTGCACTGTAGCTGTGAATATTGGCATCAAAGCTTAATTCCACTACCAGTTTTCCACAGTGCAATATAAAACCCTATTTGTAATACCCTGATGTATGCACTTAACCTGAGATAACTAGCTGAAACTATGTCATTGTAATAACCTTCAGATAAAAGTCACATAAGCTGATATGTATCCAAGCCGAGCAACCAAACAAGAGGTTTTCAGAATATGTGTGAAACCAGCCCTAGATgcactatatggccaaaagtatgtggacacctgGATGTCAAGCATCCAATTCTGAAACCAAGCgtattaatatgaagttggTCCATCCTTTGCTGCTAAAATAGTCTCTACTCTTCTGGGAAAGTGTTCCATTAAATATTGGAACATCATTGggggatttgctgccattcgGGTTGAATATTAATGTTGAGTGATCAGGTCCCTATCCATGACCCTGTGTGGCCGACCACTTCGTTGTTGAACTTCCCCCCAGATGTTTCGACCTTCGTAATCACCTCACTTGCGgttgaccagggcagctctagcaggGCAGTAATGTGGCGAACtgacttgttggaaagatggCGTTGTATGATGGCGCAAAGTGGACTGTTGCTAACCTCTACTGTACAGCCACTCACTCTGCTGCTAATGTTCATTGCAGGAGCTTACGTGATTGTGTGCTTAATTATAAACCTGTGTCAGCAACGGGTGTATGCACGTACTTTTGGCCGTATAGCGTATAAGCATAAGGCCACCGATGGCCAAGAGCTAGATGATCATCAGAAAGGGAGACATGTTGGAGGTAAAGATGGAGGTGAGGGCGGGGGGCGAATGGAGGTTCTGGGTAACCTGTGCGGATGACTTCCACCAGCCGAGCGTCATGCTCCCCAGTCAGCAGAGCATGGTAATAGCCTGGGTTCCTCTCCAGCTTCTCCTGGGCTCCGCTGGCGGCCATCCAGGTGAGGGCGCGATACTCGTTGGGAATTCCCTTGCGCACGTACCGCTTCACTGCGTGGCGGATAGACATTATGAGCGCCGTAGACGACCAGAAATATCAGCAAACAAGACCTATGAAGCAGTACCGCAAGGGAACAGTCACACAACAACTTACACTACCTGAAACACAGAAAAACTATTTAATAGTATGTCCATAGTTTACAGAATATACACATCACCTTGGCAACGACCACAGACTACTACCCAATCACAGAGTCTGTAGCATGTCATGTGACTCGGCCCATTGCCGAGGTTTTGCCATTAAGCTAGGAAGGGcccattt
This window of the Paramormyrops kingsleyae isolate MSU_618 chromosome 1, PKINGS_0.4, whole genome shotgun sequence genome carries:
- the grtp1a gene encoding growth hormone-regulated TBC protein 1-A isoform X2, translated to MSEYLVVLTRRSIKWSKLLQRGNKLQKNVKVKRYVRKGIPNEYRALTWMAASGAQEKLERNPGYYHALLTGEHDARLVEVIRTDLHRTFPDNVQFRKTSNPCLQKTLFNVLLAYGHHDKAVGYCQGMNFIAGYLIIITKDEEKSFWLLDALLGRILPDYYTPAMLGLKTDQEVLGELVRVKVPAVWQAMTEHNVMWTLVVSRWFICLFIDVLPVETVLRIWDSLFYEGSKIIFRVALTLIKHNEALILQARSFPDICDHFKQITKGAFVEDCHGFMQNIFAEPGSLSMGTIQKLRESCRARIIAEESR
- the grtp1a gene encoding growth hormone-regulated TBC protein 1-A isoform X3 produces the protein MSIRHAVKRYVRKGIPNEYRALTWMAASGAQEKLERNPGYYHALLTGEHDARLVEVIRTDLHRTFPDNVQFRKTSNPCLQKTLFNVLLAYGHHDKAVGYCQGMNFIAGYLIIITKDEEKSFWLLDALLGRILPDYYTPAMLGLKTDQEVLGELVRVKVPAVWQAMTEHNVMWTLVVSRWFICLFIDVLPVETVLRIWDSLFYEGSKIIFRVALTLIKHNEALILQARSFPDICDHFKQITKGAFVEDCHGFMQNIFAEPGSLSMGTIQKLRESCRARIIAEESR
- the grtp1a gene encoding growth hormone-regulated TBC protein 1-A isoform X1: MNSKSNGTRTPQNNVPAGRAADRLPRVDPYGFERSVDFDYDSYEELMSEYLVVLTRRSIKWSKLLQRGNKLQKNVKVKRYVRKGIPNEYRALTWMAASGAQEKLERNPGYYHALLTGEHDARLVEVIRTDLHRTFPDNVQFRKTSNPCLQKTLFNVLLAYGHHDKAVGYCQGMNFIAGYLIIITKDEEKSFWLLDALLGRILPDYYTPAMLGLKTDQEVLGELVRVKVPAVWQAMTEHNVMWTLVVSRWFICLFIDVLPVETVLRIWDSLFYEGSKIIFRVALTLIKHNEALILQARSFPDICDHFKQITKGAFVEDCHGFMQNIFAEPGSLSMGTIQKLRESCRARIIAEESR